In one Mucilaginibacter sp. PAMB04168 genomic region, the following are encoded:
- a CDS encoding glycerophosphodiester phosphodiesterase family protein, whose protein sequence is MKNSIKRKLAAGVALLAIASTAFAQKAQILMPQRGLCAHRGGFESTPENTVPGFKEAIKYGAQMIEFDIQFTKDSVLVIMHDGTVDRTTNGSGAVANMTLSEIRKLDAGSKKSSKFAGAKVPTLDETLAMMPKNVWLNCHLKGGNKLGAAVALVIQKTNRMHQAFLTCEEDAAQGARAACPAILICNADNRYRANVPQYVAATIKNKAEFIQLLVLKPGEDRKEQIDLLKKNHIRINYFYAEKPEMMAGLFNSGVDFILTNNLPLFTGEAKKLGIVPVKPVY, encoded by the coding sequence ATGAAGAATAGTATAAAACGCAAATTAGCTGCCGGTGTCGCATTACTGGCAATAGCGTCAACCGCATTTGCACAAAAAGCTCAAATATTAATGCCTCAGCGGGGGCTTTGTGCACACCGGGGTGGGTTTGAAAGCACGCCCGAAAACACGGTTCCAGGCTTTAAGGAGGCTATTAAATACGGCGCGCAAATGATCGAGTTTGATATACAGTTCACTAAAGATAGTGTGCTGGTTATAATGCACGACGGCACCGTTGACCGCACCACCAACGGCAGTGGAGCAGTGGCCAACATGACCTTGAGCGAGATACGTAAGCTGGATGCGGGAAGCAAAAAAAGCAGCAAGTTTGCAGGTGCCAAAGTGCCTACGCTTGATGAAACCCTTGCCATGATGCCAAAAAATGTATGGCTTAACTGCCACTTAAAAGGCGGTAATAAATTAGGTGCTGCCGTTGCGTTAGTGATTCAAAAAACCAATAGAATGCACCAAGCTTTTTTAACCTGCGAGGAAGATGCCGCGCAAGGTGCCAGAGCGGCTTGCCCGGCTATATTAATTTGTAATGCCGATAACCGCTACCGCGCTAACGTACCGCAGTATGTGGCTGCAACCATTAAAAACAAGGCAGAATTTATTCAATTGCTGGTTTTAAAACCAGGCGAAGACCGTAAGGAGCAAATTGATCTGCTGAAAAAGAACCATATCCGCATCAATTATTTTTATGCCGAAAAGCCGGAAATGATGGCTGGCTTATTTAATAGTGGTGTTGATTTTATATTAACCAATAACCTGCCCCTTTTTACTGGCGAAGCAAAAAAGCTGGGCATAGTGCCTGTTAAGCCGGTTTATTAA
- a CDS encoding SusD/RagB family nutrient-binding outer membrane lipoprotein: MKFNIIPKVAALLLATTSLLVSCTKNFEELNTDPNRPKEVTPGVMLGQMEYKFVTRSIDGSRRFTHELMQVTAPRSSVNGGIHRYVITPSSNDFLWTGFYSSLTDVQDMYSIASKLKENNYMAISLIYKSWAYSILTDAFGDIPYSESTRATEGILKPAFDQQKDIYPQILKDLATANTLLDNTKALTYGGDFLYNANALTGSTNDGINRWKKFCNSLRLRLLLRISKRSGDVNVNSEINAILADPVKNPVFTTTSDDAIFRFPGTFPFFNPYYNARLSDWRQGDYYTRFFINKMNTDEDPRRAVWATQVAVNGANVYQGIDSGYPSSTEYVVDKNSSYSDGLKTLPQLGIMMTYAEVEFIKAELALKGFATGNSSQKHYENGITASMTQWGVPLPAGYLQKAGVAYNPGASTDAQLQQIMLQKYYAYFFVDYQSWFEKRRTGYPVLPRGTGIPDGNVFPSRCPYPVYLQSLNPDNLAKAVTAMGGDNSNIKVWWDK; this comes from the coding sequence ATGAAGTTTAATATTATACCTAAAGTTGCTGCCCTGCTACTGGCAACAACCTCTTTACTGGTTTCATGTACAAAAAACTTTGAAGAATTAAACACCGATCCTAACCGGCCTAAAGAAGTTACGCCCGGTGTAATGCTCGGGCAAATGGAGTATAAATTTGTGACCAGGAGCATTGATGGTTCGCGCCGCTTTACGCATGAACTGATGCAGGTTACCGCGCCCCGGAGCAGCGTAAACGGTGGCATACACCGTTATGTAATTACACCCAGCAGCAACGATTTCCTTTGGACCGGCTTTTATAGCTCGTTAACCGATGTACAAGACATGTATTCTATAGCCTCAAAGCTCAAAGAGAACAATTATATGGCTATATCCCTCATTTATAAATCATGGGCTTATTCTATACTCACTGATGCTTTTGGCGATATACCTTATTCAGAATCTACCAGAGCTACGGAGGGTATATTGAAGCCGGCATTTGATCAGCAAAAGGATATATATCCGCAAATATTGAAAGACCTCGCTACAGCTAATACGTTGCTCGACAATACCAAGGCACTAACCTACGGCGGCGATTTTTTGTACAATGCCAATGCCTTAACCGGTAGCACTAACGACGGTATTAACCGATGGAAGAAATTTTGCAACTCGTTGCGTTTGCGCTTGCTGCTCAGGATTTCAAAACGAAGCGGGGATGTTAACGTCAATAGTGAGATTAACGCCATACTGGCCGATCCGGTTAAAAATCCGGTATTTACAACCACCAGCGATGATGCCATTTTTAGGTTTCCGGGTACATTTCCTTTCTTTAACCCTTACTACAACGCACGCTTAAGCGATTGGCGCCAGGGCGATTATTACACCAGGTTCTTCATCAACAAAATGAATACTGATGAAGACCCGCGCAGAGCAGTTTGGGCAACGCAGGTAGCTGTAAACGGCGCTAACGTATATCAGGGGATTGATAGCGGCTATCCGTCGAGTACCGAGTACGTGGTTGATAAAAACTCGAGCTACAGCGATGGGTTAAAAACCCTGCCCCAATTAGGTATAATGATGACCTATGCCGAAGTGGAATTTATTAAAGCCGAATTAGCTCTTAAAGGCTTTGCTACAGGCAACTCATCACAAAAGCATTATGAAAACGGCATTACTGCATCTATGACACAATGGGGTGTGCCTTTGCCTGCCGGTTATTTGCAAAAAGCTGGTGTAGCTTACAACCCGGGCGCCAGTACTGATGCACAGTTGCAACAAATAATGCTGCAAAAGTATTACGCTTACTTCTTTGTCGACTATCAATCATGGTTCGAAAAAAGGCGTACAGGGTACCCTGTATTACCAAGAGGTACCGGCATACCCGATGGCAATGTGTTTCCTTCAAGATGCCCTTACCCGGTTTACCTCCAGTCATTAAACCCCGATAATTTGGCTAAGGCTGTAACCGCCATGGGTGGCGATAACAGCAACATTAAAGTTTGGTGGGACAAATAA